A single Mangifera indica cultivar Alphonso chromosome 20, CATAS_Mindica_2.1, whole genome shotgun sequence DNA region contains:
- the LOC123203839 gene encoding F-box protein PP2-A12 — MGATFSALFFDPSGSGPSVSVPAKPGLGDLPESCVASIIAYLDPPEICKLARLNRAFRGASWADFVWESKLPSNYQTLIGKVLGDLKENMGKREIYARLCGTNTLDGGTKKVWLDKSSGGVCLSISAKGLAITGIDDRRYWNHIPTEESSFASVAYLQQMWWFEVDGEMEFPFPVGTYSVFFRLQLGRTAKRFGRRICNTEHVHGWDRKPVQFQLWTSDGQHTSSQCILNEPGRWVQYHVGDFVVENANAITKIKFSMTQIDCTHTKGGLCLDSVQIYPRKYAGRLKHF; from the exons atGGGTGCCACTTTCTCTGCTTTATTTTTCGACCCAAGTGGGTCTGGGCCTTCTGTTTCGGTGCCAGCGAAGCCGGGTCTGGGTGATTTGCCGGAGAGTTGTGTGGCTTCAATTATTGCCTATTTGGATCCGCCGGAGATTTGCAAATTGGCTAGGCTGAATAGAGCTTTTCGTGGCGCTTCTTGGGCTGATTTTGTTTGGGAATCGAAATTGCCTtcaaattatcaaactttaattGGCAAAGTGCTTGGTGATCTCAAAGAAAACATGGGTAAAAGAGAGATTTATGCCAGGCTATGTGGTACTAATACCCTTGATGGTGGCACAAAG AAAGTTTGGCTCGATAAGAGTAGCGGTGGTGTGTGTTTATCAATTTCTGCAAAGGGCTTAGCAATCACTGGTATTGATGATAGGAGATATTGGAATCATATTCCGACTGAGGAATCAAG CTTTGCTTCAGTTGCTTATCTTCAGCAAATGTGGTGGTTTGAAGTTGACGGCGAGATGGAGTTCCCATTTCCTGTGGGAACTTATAGTGTGTTCTTCAGACTGCAGTTGGGTCGGACAGCGAAGAGGTTTGGTCGCCGCATATGCAACACTGAGCATGTCCATGGCTGGGATCGAAAGCCTGTTCAGTTTCAGCTCTGGACCTCAGACGGTCAGCATACTTCATCTCAATGTATTTTGAATGAACCTGGAAGATGGGTTCAATACCATGTTGGGGACTTTGTTGTCGAGAATGCCAATGCAATAACAAAGATTAAGTTCTCTATGACTCAAATCGATTGTACACACACTAAAGGCGGTCTCTGTTTAGATTCTGTACAAATATACCCTAGAAAATATGCGGGCAGGTTAAAGCATTTTTGA
- the LOC123204169 gene encoding scarecrow-like protein 28, which yields MLAGCSSSALVSPRHRLRSEASAQFQACHFQLPSMNKQRLDLPCSFSRKDTSRPQPIRPVGLSVDKPIESKSSCSLKQNIRLPPLATRNNQIEIKDKFWEKGKSLKRFAEGGLVDESCINRAKRKKGSSDNDGKNDDIHESGDNLSLGQLSCRNFWFQQSFTDQNVPQLPLTCSGEDDRVCFVPSDLISPPLPLSKIPWVESVVTEITDLGEKDVHETRHRLAKEVSASSNSSESHNLALGPHENPVEHDMGNGSKNPYPHQGGVEASEEDKNQWGNQGFELVSLLTACVEAIGRRNIHAINHYIAKLGDLASPRGSSISRLCAYYTEALALRVARLWPHTFHINPPQDLDRLDDDSGIALRLLNQVTPIPKFIHFTSNEMLLRAFDGKDRVHIIDFDIKQGLQWPSLFQSLASRSNPPSHVRITGIGESKQELNETGDRLYRFAEALNLPFEFHPVVDRLEDVRLWMLHVKEKESVAVNCVFQLHKTLYSGNGGALRDFLGLIRSTNPTIVIMTEQEAENNSPTLETRVSNSLKHYAAIFDLIDSSLPLDSPVRLRIEEMFAREIRNIVACEGSNRYERHECFENWRRTMEQGGFRCMRISQREMLQSQMLLKMYSCEHYGVKKQVDGVALTLSWMDQPLYTVSAWEPVDVAGSSSSFS from the coding sequence ATGTTGGCTGGGTGTTCTAGTTCTGCATTGGTGTCACCAAGGCATAGATTGAGGAGTGAAGCATCTGCACAATTTCAAGCTTGCCATTTCCAGCTGCCTTCAATGAACAAACAGAGACTGGACTTGCCATGTAGCTTCTCACGGAAAGACACTTCAAGGCCACAACCAATTAGGCCTGTTGGTCTCTCAGTTGATAAGCCAATTGAGTCCAAGAGCAGCTGTTCTCTGAAGCAAAACATCCGTTTACCACCTTTGGCTACAAGAAATAACCAGATAGAGATAAAAGATAAGTTTTGGGAGAAGGGTAAGAGTCTGAAGAGGTTTGCAGAAGGGGGCTTGGTTGATGAGTCTTGCATTAATAGGGCTAAAAGGAAAAAGGGTAGCAGTGATAATGATGGGAAGAATGATGATATTCATGAAAGTGGAGATAATTTAAGCTTAGGCCAATTGAGTTGTAGGAACTTTTGGTTTCAGCAAAGTTTCACCGACCAAAATGTTCCTCAACTACCTTTGACTTGTTCAGGGGAGGATGACCGGGTCTGTTTTGTGCCTAGTGATTTGATCTCACCACCCCTGCCATTGTCAAAAATTCCTTGGGTGGAGTCAGTTGTAACTGAGATCACTGATTTGGGTGAAAAAGATGTTCATGAGACCAGACATAGGCTGGCAAAGGAGGTTTCAGCTTCAAGTAACTCATCAGAGAGTCATAACTTGGCTCTTGGGCCGCATGAGAATCCTGTGGAGCATGATATGGGTAATGGGTCTAAAAATCCTTATCCACATCAAGGTGGTGTGGAGGCTAGTGAGGAGGATAAGAACCAGTGGGGTAATCAAGGTTTTGAGCTTGTCAGCTTACTTACTGCATGTGTTGAAGCAATAGGGAGAAGGAATATCCATGCCATCAATCATTATATTGCTAAATTAGGGGATCTTGCTTCTCCACGAGGAAGCTCAATAAGTCGCCTATGTGCCTACTACACTGAAGCTTTGGCTCTTCGGGTTGCCAGGCTTTGGCCTCATACTTTTCATATTAATCCACCTCAAGATCTTGATCGGTTGGATGATGATTCGGGTATTGCATTGAGGCTATTGAACCAGGTAACACCAATTCCGAAGTTCATTCATTTCACATCAAATGAGATGCTGCTGAGAGCTTTTGACGGGAAAGACAGGGTTCACATTATTGATTTTGACATCAAGCAAGGTCTCCAGTGGCCTAGTTTGTTTCAGAGTTTAGCCTCCAGGAGTAATCCTCCAAGCCATGTTAGAATTACTGGTATAGGTGAGTCTAAGCAAGAGCTAAATGAAACTGGAGATAGGCTTTATAGATTTGCTGAAGCACTGAATTTGCCGTTCGAGTTTCATCCAGTTGTGGACAGGCTAGAAGATGTGAGGCTGTGGATGCTTCATGTGAAGGAGAAGGAAAGTGTGGCAGTGAATTGTGTCTTTCAATTGCACAAGACACTGTATAGTGGCAATGGAGGAGCACTCAGGGATTTTTTGGGACTTATTCGAAGTACAAATCCTACAATAGTCATTATGACAGAGCAAGAAGCTGAAAACAACTCCCCCACCTTGGAGACAAGAGTTTCCAATTCATTAAAGCACTACGCTGCCATATTTGATCTGATCGATTCCTCCCTCCCATTAGACAGCCCTGTTAGGCTCAGGATAGAGGAAATGTTTGCAAGGGAAATTAGGAATATAGTTGCTTGTGAAGGAAGCAACCGATACGAAAGGCACGAGTGTTTTGAGAACTGGAGGAGGACGATGGAGCAAGGAGGATTTCGATGCATGAGGATTAGCCAGAGGGAAATGCTTCAGAGTCAAATGCTGTTGAAGATGTACTCTTGTGAACATTATGGTGTTAAGAAGCAAGTTGATGGAGTGGCGCTTACTCTAAGCTGGATGGATCAGCCTCTTTACACAGTCTCAGCCTGGGAACCTGTTGATGTTGCAGGCAGTTCATCCTCTTTTTCTTAG
- the LOC123204272 gene encoding probable transcriptional regulator SLK2, producing the protein MTQQQPANFESDNSFQKDGHFQAVATSLLNASSGDFPASVCNIAHMNEGIMSKRTNPILVNETENSQFNMLSSLVPEGSSSVSTNANSDVYSYLNVPPLPLSTLSSCSSTSGASNFGLESSQTRKRKQHQGGGKLDRGTTTAVHKNARLEMGQEATQRQQNVLQCAPNLDAGVCSRRIMQYMYHLRHRPADNGIAFWRKLVAEYFAPCAKKRWCLSSYDNVERRAPGVFPQAVMDTWQCDLCGSKSGRGFEANLEALPRLNKIMFESGVIDELLYLDLPNQLIQFSELMALEYGKAVQVSVYEQFRIVREGKLRIIFTPDLKILSWEFCARHHEELLPQNLVAPQISRLIRTVQRYQSFINCSRSDRVSPHDLQANCNVFLVAGCQLIRNLELQPVDNLGFPKRYVRCLQISEIINSMKDLMTLSMNKNIGPIESLRCYSQENCSTNPREGEQQSEESDHCPSVGRRKLMSTCLSDNNEIDNSNITGCEEASVSAGYFTELLRQNSLNSNAGEVMQQKTEHIKNLSVCKQKTENSLIQKLLQEMINNRRTSDRGSEKWSSSTMVDSAAATRGTAIDEYNVAFNDSMASQVALGNVTNSIVGKFRTFTAATSDVDPCMIYGHGSLSRREQHLSEAIHKHDF; encoded by the exons ATGACACAGCAGCAGCCCGCAAACTTTGAATCTGATAACTCATTTCAAAAAGATGGACACTTCCAGGCTGTGGCAACTTCTCTTCTGAATGCATCTTCAGGAGATTTTCCAGCTTCTGTTTGTAACATTGCACACATGAATGAGGGTATAATGTCTAAGAGAACAAATCCAATCCTTGTAAACGAAACAGAAAATTCACAATTCAATATGTTGAGTTCTTTAGTCCCTGAGGGTAGTTCATCAGTTTCAACAAATGCCAATTCTGATGTGTATTCTTACCTCAATGTGCCGCCATTGCCTTTGTCTACATTATCCTCTTGTTCAAGCACTTCAGGGGCTTCAAATTTTGGCCTAGAAAGCTCCCAAACACGCAAAAGGAAACAGCATCAAGGAGGTGGAAAACTGGATCGCGGTACTACAACTGCTGTGCATAAGAATGCTAGATTAGAGATGGGCCAAGAGGCCACTCAACGGCAGCAAAATGTTTTGCAGTGTGCTCCAAATTTGGATGCTGGAGTATGTTCACGCCGCATAATGCAGTATATGTATCATCTGAGGCATCGCCCAGCT gATAATGGTATTGCCTTCTGGAGGAAACTTGTGGCAGAGTACTTTGCTCCTTGTGCCAAGAAAAGGTGGTGTTTGTCTTCCTATGACAATGTGGAACGCCGTGCCCCTGGTGTTTTCCCACAGGCTGTCATG gaTACTTGGCAGTGTGATTTATGTGGTTCTAAATCAGGGAGGGGGTTTg AGGCCAATTTGGAAGCACTTCCTAggcttaataaaataatgttcgAGAGTGGGGTGATCGATGAACTCTTGTATCTTGATCTGCCAAATCAGCTTATACAATTTTCTGAATTAATGGCTTTAGAATATGGCAAAGCAGTTCAAGTGAGTGTCTATGAACAGTTCCGTATTGTTCGTGAGGGTAAACTTCGCATAATTTTCACTCCCGATCTGAAG ATCCTTTCTTGGGAATTTTGTGCACGGCACCATGAAGAACTTTTGCCTCAAAATTTGGTTGCTCCTCAG ATTAGTAGGTTAATCCGTACTGTACAAAGGTATCAAAGTTTTATCAACTGTAGCAGATCAGACAGGGTTTCACCACATGACTTACAAGCAAATTGCAACGT ATTTCTGGTGGCTGGGTGTCAACTTATTAGAAATTTGGAGTTACAGCCGGTCGATAACTTGGGGTTTCCCAAGCGATATGTACGGTGCTTGCAG ATATCTGAGATTATTAACAGTATGAAAGACTTGATGACTTTAAGCATGAACAAAAACATCGGACCTATCG AGAGCTTGAGATGTTATTCTCAAGAAAACTGCTCGACCAATCCCCGGGAAGGTGAACAACAGAGCGAAGAAAGTGATCATTGCCCCTCAGTTGGGAGAAGAAAGTTAATGTCTACTTGTCTTTCTGATAACAATGAAATTGATAACTCAAACATTACTGGTTGTGAAGAAGCATCAGTTTCGGCCGGTTATTTTACAGAATTGCTGAGACAGAACTCATTGAACTCCAATGCAGGCGAAGTGATGCAGCAGAAAACAGAGCATATTAAGAATTTATCAGTGTGCAAGCAGAAAACAGAAAACAGCCTTATTCAGAAATTGCTACAGGAAATGATCAATAATAGAAGAACATCTGATAGGGGAAGTGAAAAGTGGAGCAGTAGTACCATGGTTGACTCAGCAGCTGCAACCAGGGGGACCGCCATTGATGAGTACAACGTAGCTTTCAATGACAGCATGGCATCTCAGGTTGCCCTGGGAAATGTGACAAATAGTATTGTGGGGAAATTCAGAACCTTTACAGCCGCTACTTCTGATGTGGACCCTTGTATGATTTATGGTCATGGGAGTTTGTCTAGAAGAGAACAACATTTGTCTGAAGCTATACACAAACATGATTTCTAG